In a single window of the Orbaceae bacterium lpD04 genome:
- a CDS encoding putative type VI secretion system effector: protein MCYLKFDGNDQVYDRNRLRIDHNIRTALPIIEPDCELLIKTGRLTDIKQVAAYAPITLDAFIPKDVREKREKRFKQGAWINVLNLGLASAGAGMKRSKVEPKIAAVFISAKLDDKPIQGWLGFTKFNEGDEVKAVVSPKAEHDEVYAILRPQDHIISIMPTCQQGHKAGKKTAIKSFYGLLVFIFLLCLFVSSLMARDLVQLAGFTAFGMIICGCVGVLAALSVYKDVKKGAYHFAERIFATLGWKNPEKIDLYYINKNIIKTLQQQNQYSEWKLSEKGLRPSPLYSRSSVDGFFYYDENLDKDNYLTNK, encoded by the coding sequence ATGTGTTACTTAAAATTTGACGGTAATGATCAGGTGTATGATCGTAATAGATTACGGATTGATCACAATATTCGTACAGCATTGCCTATTATCGAGCCTGATTGTGAATTACTGATTAAAACCGGTCGTTTAACGGATATCAAGCAAGTGGCTGCTTATGCACCAATTACTCTTGACGCTTTTATTCCTAAAGATGTGCGTGAAAAGCGTGAAAAAAGGTTTAAACAAGGTGCGTGGATTAACGTCCTTAATTTAGGTCTTGCATCAGCGGGCGCAGGAATGAAACGCAGCAAAGTAGAGCCTAAAATCGCGGCGGTGTTTATCTCGGCAAAGTTAGATGATAAGCCGATTCAGGGCTGGCTTGGCTTTACTAAATTTAATGAAGGTGATGAAGTCAAAGCGGTCGTTTCGCCTAAAGCAGAGCATGATGAAGTGTATGCAATATTACGGCCACAAGATCATATTATTTCAATTATGCCAACTTGCCAGCAGGGGCATAAAGCTGGCAAAAAAACGGCGATAAAAAGTTTTTATGGCTTACTTGTCTTTATTTTTTTACTGTGTCTATTCGTTTCAAGCCTTATGGCGCGAGACCTCGTTCAATTAGCAGGCTTTACGGCATTTGGTATGATTATTTGTGGGTGCGTTGGGGTATTGGCGGCATTGAGCGTATATAAAGATGTAAAAAAGGGTGCTTATCATTTTGCCGAACGTATTTTTGCGACGCTAGGCTGGAAAAATCCCGAAAAAATTGATTTATACTATATCAATAAAAACATAATTAAAACGTTACAACAACAAAATCAATATTCTGAATGGAAACTGTCAGAAAAAGGATTACGACCATCCCCTCTTTATTCGCGTTCAAGCGTTGATGGTTTTTTTTACTATGATGAGAATTTAGATAAAGACAACTATTTGACTAATAAATAA
- a CDS encoding T6SS effector BTH_I2691 family protein yields MTKCEHCTPPQGLPILPIRYAIAPKEKGAKDLLPKWAQSIQTAMISQKLSDQSQLALRVMGKGYLYMLLKILGSDELVWRVYSVDENGGFWRQHNVEKYGIASVSEPDALIGCNAGEHQSGDVAFITIEQPEQCEMAWLAYSRFKWTDEICQQYSDINNAQIRSERMQKIEPAKWLKTQLEMNGVANATDDNIKQVLGYQSPDDEKNYRYTKFTFFDTNASTESTNNGPLSSSDKDEVFLVDMAKFRCRSTSHNWNQEFNKRDSKQNPISLASVIQSAKVNDSIMPMMVGLWDSISMVEDAKLWINQAFSHVQQVEFEREREINLASTFQFLGKAIESGAAESYVKQLDDRFTSRLKAINGETRREINKLTIPGAQMSEFELSQIEYWEQKFNGEQIALLNSIKANVTRALEEKLITEKNLNSIKDTQTDIITEDKRYNLTLESKRQEQPESIQYLQYEASYLYQWASRNIQDSEAFLMPYNKTLFAPIMQLQSNAEANFSVLNKEFDLFKKKALAQGEADEPILASLKAARQEEEWQKYSQHISEERVQQFNTAYVRYQKNANDYIALLVNDFTIMVDGRESTQHPFYYANQEYLTCSTGYLAFIDDILVTLNSEITIIRAAKAKQDKFPQKQQPTKQTSSQQDYSQADLAKITALKDKEALVYQLIATPSLKTSNLFWAAILAGKSMTKEQQDDCLEYMIASFKQNRDDVDDEYRNKIINNFAAIFNIPPVDFDSKPLEGSKTLVEQTVKQVELNISQQAVKDGTVNADDTSVDTLIDTTKSVAEQAVSMYQSTAEYQPTQISNSSPSSDSTALFNILKVGQEKLSGFFTSITNYLHDHQFTFNSRYGNALYSTVCFGMKIPANIIKSIASTMVKFSDDLLKAISKKIKMAAEIINGAYDKLSARLQSGYKANNLKLPITHCLLGFQLFSIFRTWQSATSKTDKTMTAAEVTALWSGIMSAAMLVTKSFHCSVFITKMVDKIKTKAFGTALSDSAKFKLLRNSTAGIMRIGNVLGAIGSLLGALSQLDEKNYSSGGTIMKYINALNSVLLTIDFICQAVVKQTLTKLLLGFAARSIICFFLGRFVAFMLHPLVGLAIFILTTVIALLSDNPLQSWFKSNRMGRNYYIWDNKRTFGYTMSNYSFSYHSYQDELNDLHEILDTDEYKAEQKRKSAENKRFLDEMDKNYWQNVNQAIL; encoded by the coding sequence ATGACTAAATGTGAACACTGCACTCCGCCTCAAGGTTTACCTATTCTACCTATTCGCTATGCTATCGCGCCGAAAGAAAAAGGTGCTAAAGACTTATTACCTAAATGGGCACAGTCGATACAAACCGCAATGATTTCACAAAAACTTAGCGACCAAAGTCAATTAGCGTTAAGGGTGATGGGTAAAGGTTACCTTTATATGTTACTCAAAATTTTGGGTAGCGATGAACTGGTTTGGCGAGTTTATTCGGTTGATGAAAATGGTGGTTTTTGGCGTCAACATAACGTTGAAAAATATGGTATCGCCAGCGTATCGGAGCCTGATGCTTTAATTGGTTGTAATGCTGGTGAACATCAATCGGGTGATGTGGCATTTATCACGATAGAGCAGCCTGAACAATGCGAGATGGCATGGCTTGCCTATAGCCGTTTTAAATGGACTGACGAGATTTGTCAGCAATATTCTGATATCAATAATGCGCAAATTCGCAGTGAGCGCATGCAAAAAATAGAGCCAGCAAAATGGCTAAAAACGCAGTTAGAAATGAATGGTGTTGCTAATGCAACCGACGATAATATTAAACAGGTTTTGGGTTATCAGTCGCCTGATGATGAAAAAAATTATCGTTATACTAAATTTACTTTTTTTGATACCAATGCCTCAACTGAATCAACAAATAATGGCCCATTATCAAGCAGTGATAAAGATGAAGTATTTTTAGTTGATATGGCAAAATTTAGATGCCGAAGTACCAGTCATAATTGGAATCAAGAGTTTAATAAACGTGATAGCAAGCAAAATCCTATCTCGTTAGCATCAGTCATTCAATCAGCTAAAGTGAACGATAGCATAATGCCGATGATGGTTGGGTTATGGGATAGTATTAGCATGGTTGAAGATGCAAAATTATGGATTAACCAAGCATTTTCACATGTTCAACAAGTTGAATTTGAGCGTGAGCGCGAGATAAATTTAGCGAGTACCTTTCAGTTTCTTGGTAAAGCAATCGAGTCGGGTGCTGCTGAAAGCTATGTTAAACAGCTTGATGACCGTTTTACTAGTAGGCTAAAAGCCATCAATGGTGAAACAAGGCGAGAGATAAATAAGCTAACGATACCAGGCGCACAAATGAGTGAGTTTGAGCTAAGCCAGATAGAGTATTGGGAGCAAAAGTTCAATGGTGAGCAGATTGCATTGCTTAATTCAATTAAAGCGAATGTAACTCGTGCGCTTGAAGAAAAGTTGATTACAGAAAAAAACCTAAATAGTATTAAAGATACTCAAACAGACATCATCACCGAGGATAAACGTTATAATTTAACGCTCGAATCCAAACGACAAGAACAGCCAGAAAGCATTCAGTATTTACAATATGAAGCGAGTTACTTATATCAATGGGCTTCACGTAATATTCAAGATAGTGAAGCATTTTTAATGCCTTATAATAAAACACTATTTGCGCCGATTATGCAGCTACAGAGTAATGCTGAAGCTAACTTTTCTGTATTAAATAAAGAGTTTGATTTGTTTAAGAAAAAAGCACTTGCCCAAGGAGAAGCTGACGAACCTATTCTTGCTAGCTTAAAAGCAGCAAGACAAGAAGAGGAGTGGCAAAAATATTCTCAGCATATTAGTGAAGAGCGGGTACAGCAATTTAACACTGCTTACGTAAGGTATCAAAAAAATGCGAATGACTATATTGCGTTATTAGTAAATGATTTTACCATTATGGTTGATGGGCGTGAATCAACTCAGCACCCTTTTTATTATGCTAACCAAGAGTATTTAACCTGTTCGACTGGTTATTTAGCCTTTATTGATGATATTTTGGTGACATTAAATAGCGAAATTACCATTATTCGTGCAGCTAAGGCTAAACAAGATAAGTTTCCACAAAAACAGCAGCCAACTAAACAAACCTCCTCACAGCAAGATTATAGTCAAGCCGATTTAGCTAAAATCACTGCTTTAAAAGATAAAGAGGCATTGGTTTATCAATTAATTGCTACTCCGTCACTGAAAACCAGTAATCTCTTTTGGGCAGCGATTCTAGCAGGAAAATCAATGACTAAGGAGCAGCAGGATGATTGTTTAGAATATATGATAGCTTCTTTTAAACAGAACAGAGATGATGTTGATGATGAATATAGAAATAAAATTATAAATAATTTTGCAGCGATTTTTAATATTCCCCCAGTTGATTTTGATAGTAAGCCACTTGAGGGCAGTAAAACCCTTGTTGAACAGACGGTTAAACAGGTAGAACTTAACATTAGTCAGCAAGCGGTGAAAGACGGCACGGTTAACGCCGATGATACCAGTGTCGATACGCTAATTGATACCACTAAAAGCGTTGCCGAGCAAGCGGTAAGTATGTATCAAAGTACCGCTGAATATCAACCGACCCAAATATCAAATAGCTCACCATCAAGTGACAGTACCGCGCTATTTAATATACTTAAAGTTGGTCAAGAAAAGCTATCAGGCTTTTTTACCTCGATCACTAACTATTTACATGATCACCAATTTACCTTTAATTCCCGTTATGGTAATGCTTTATATTCTACCGTATGTTTTGGTATGAAAATCCCCGCTAATATTATTAAATCAATTGCGAGTACAATGGTTAAGTTTAGTGATGACTTACTTAAAGCCATTAGCAAAAAGATAAAAATGGCGGCAGAAATTATTAATGGTGCTTATGACAAATTAAGCGCCAGATTACAGTCTGGCTATAAGGCTAATAATCTTAAGTTACCCATTACCCATTGTTTGCTTGGTTTTCAGTTATTTTCAATTTTCCGAACTTGGCAAAGTGCTACCAGTAAAACCGACAAAACAATGACCGCCGCTGAAGTAACTGCGCTATGGTCGGGTATTATGAGTGCTGCAATGTTGGTAACCAAATCGTTTCATTGTAGTGTTTTTATTACTAAAATGGTGGATAAAATTAAAACCAAGGCTTTTGGTACGGCACTGAGTGATTCTGCTAAATTTAAGCTATTGCGTAATAGCACCGCCGGCATTATGCGTATTGGCAATGTGCTTGGCGCAATTGGCTCATTACTCGGGGCATTATCACAACTAGATGAAAAAAACTACAGCAGCGGTGGCACCATAATGAAGTATATTAATGCGCTCAATAGTGTTTTATTAACTATTGATTTTATCTGCCAAGCAGTGGTTAAACAAACCTTAACTAAATTATTGTTAGGCTTTGCGGCTCGTTCTATTATTTGTTTCTTTTTGGGGCGTTTTGTGGCGTTTATGTTACATCCCTTAGTTGGGCTGGCAATTTTTATTTTAACGACAGTTATCGCGCTACTCAGTGATAATCCGTTACAATCTTGGTTTAAAAGTAACCGAATGGGTCGTAATTACTATATTTGGGATAATAAACGCACGTTTGGTTATACAATGAGTAATTACTCATTTTCTTATCATTCTTACCAAGATGAATTAAATGATCTACATGAAATCCTTGATACCGACGAATACAAAGCAGAGCAAAAAAGAAAAAGTGCCGAGAATAAGAGATTTTTAGACGAGATGGATAAAAATTATTGGCAAAATGTTAACCAAGCAATACTTTGA